From Meles meles chromosome 5, mMelMel3.1 paternal haplotype, whole genome shotgun sequence, one genomic window encodes:
- the LOC123941412 gene encoding kelch domain-containing protein 3 isoform X2: MLRWTVHLEGGPRRVNHAAVAVGHRVYSFGGYCSGEDYETLRQIDVHIFNAVSLRWTKLPPVRPAVRGQAPVVPYMRYGHSTVLIDDMVFLWGGRNDTEGACNVLYAFDVNTHKWSTPRVSGTVPGARDGHSACVLGKTMYIFGGYEQLADCFSNDIHKLDTSTMTWTLICTKGSPARWRDFHSATMLGSHMYVFGGRADRFGPFHSNNEIYCNRIRVFDTRTEAWLDCPPTPVLPEGRRSHSAFGYNGELYIFGGYNARLNRHFHDLWKFNPVSFTWKKIEPKGKGPCPRRRQCCCIVGDKIVLFGGTSPSPEEGLGDEFDLIDHSDLHILDFNTSNMSFEELLELQSQVGTETYKQLAAGNSSKKQGSRPRVQNACVADKHRPLEMSAKVRVPFLRQVVPISKKVARDPRFDDLSGEYNPEVFDKTYEFLNDIRAKEKELVKKQLKKHRSGQEQEKLQQLLQRMEQQERAQQERKRQQELRLALKQEQRARAQQGQRPYFLKKSEQRQLVLAEKFKELKRSKKLESFLSRKRRRNAGKDRRHLPLSKE, from the exons ATGTTACGGTGGACGGTGCACCTGGAGGGCGGGCCCCGCAGGGTGAACCATGCTGCAGTGGCTGTTGGGCACCGGGTATACTCCTTCGGGGGTTACTGCTCTGGTGAAGACTATGAAACACTGCGTCAGATTGATGTGCACATTTTCAATGCAG TGTCCTTGCGTTGGACAAAGCTGCCCCCAGTGAGGCCTGCTGTCCGTGGGCAGGCTCCTGTGGTACCCTACATGCGGTATGGACACTCAACCGTCCTCATCGACGACATGGTCTTCCTTTGGGGCGGGCGGAATGACACCGAAGGAGCCTGCAATGTGCTTTATGCCTTTGATGTCA aTACTCACAAGTGGTCCACCCCCCGAGTGTCGGGAACAGTTCCTGGAGCCCGGGATGGACATTCAGCTTGTGTCCTGGGCAAGACCATGTACATTTTCGGGGGCTATGAGCAGCTG GCGGACTGCTTTTCCAATGACATTCACAAGCTCGATACCAGCACCATGACATGGACCCTTATCTGTACAAAG GGCAGCCCTGCGCGCTGGAGGGATTTCCATTCAGCCACAATGCTGGGCAGTCACATGTATGTCTTTGGGGGACGTGCAGACCGCTTTGGGCCATTCCATTCCAACAACGAGATTTACTGCAACCGCATCCGTGTCTTTGACACCAGGACTGAGGCCTGGCTGGACTGTCCCCCAACTCCGGTGCTGCCCGAGGGCCGCCGGAGCCACTCAGCCT TTGGCTACAATGGGGAGCTGTACATCTTTGGTGGCTATAATGCGAGGCTGAACCGGCACTTCCATGACCTCTGGAAGTTTAACCCTG TGTCCTTTACCTGGAAGAAGATTGAACCGAAGGGGAAGGGGCCATGTCCCCGCCGGCGCCAGTGCTGCTGTATCGTTGGTGACAAGATTGTTCTCTTTGGGGGTACCAG TCCATCTCCTGAGGAAGGTCTGGGAGATGAATTTGACCTCATAGATCATTCTGACTTACACATTTTGGATTTTA ACACATCTAACATGTCCTTTGAAGAGCTGTTGGAATTGCAGAGCCAAGTGGGGACTGAGACATACAAACAGTTGGCAGCTGGAAACAGTTCTAAGAAGCAAGGTTCTAGACCACGTGTCCAAAATGCGTGTGTTGCAGATAAGCACAG GCCTCTGGAAATGTCAGCCAAGGTCCGGGTGCCATTTTTGCGTCAAGTTGTTCCCATCAGTAAGAAg GTAGCCCGGGATCCCCGCTTTGACGATCTTTCAGGGGAATATAATCCTGAGGTGTTTGACAAAACCTATGAATTCCTGAATGACATCCGAGCCAAAGAGAAAGAG CTGGTGAAAAAGCAGTTGAAGAAGCACCGTtctgggcaggagcaggagaaacTGCAGCAGCTGCTTCAGCGGATG GAGCAGCAAGAACGGGCACAGCAGGAACGCAAGCGGCAACAGGAGCTGCGCCTGGCCctgaagcaggagcagagggctCGGGCCCAGCAGGGCCAGCGGCCATACTTCCTGAAGAAAT CTGAGCAGCGCCAGTTGGTCCTAGCTGAGAAGTTCAAGGAGCTGAAACGCAGCAAAAAACTAGAGAGTTTTTTGAGTCGAAAGAGGCGCCGAAACGCAGGCAAGGACCGGAGACATCTCCCCTTGAGCAAAGAGTAA
- the LOC123941412 gene encoding kelch domain-containing protein 3 isoform X1, with the protein MLRWTVHLEGGPRRVNHAAVAVGHRVYSFGGYCSGEDYETLRQIDVHIFNAVSLRWTKLPPVRPAVRGQAPVVPYMRYGHSTVLIDDMVFLWGGRNDTEGACNVLYAFDVNTHKWSTPRVSGTVPGARDGHSACVLGKTMYIFGGYEQLADCFSNDIHKLDTSTMTWTLICTKGSPARWRDFHSATMLGSHMYVFGGRADRFGPFHSNNEIYCNRIRVFDTRTEAWLDCPPTPVLPEGRRSHSAFGYNGELYIFGGYNARLNRHFHDLWKFNPVSFTWKKIEPKGKGPCPRRRQCCCIVGDKIVLFGGTSPSPEEGLGDEFDLIDHSDLHILDFSPSLKTLCKLAVIQYNLDQSCLPHDIRWELNAMTTNSNISRPIVSSHG; encoded by the exons ATGTTACGGTGGACGGTGCACCTGGAGGGCGGGCCCCGCAGGGTGAACCATGCTGCAGTGGCTGTTGGGCACCGGGTATACTCCTTCGGGGGTTACTGCTCTGGTGAAGACTATGAAACACTGCGTCAGATTGATGTGCACATTTTCAATGCAG TGTCCTTGCGTTGGACAAAGCTGCCCCCAGTGAGGCCTGCTGTCCGTGGGCAGGCTCCTGTGGTACCCTACATGCGGTATGGACACTCAACCGTCCTCATCGACGACATGGTCTTCCTTTGGGGCGGGCGGAATGACACCGAAGGAGCCTGCAATGTGCTTTATGCCTTTGATGTCA aTACTCACAAGTGGTCCACCCCCCGAGTGTCGGGAACAGTTCCTGGAGCCCGGGATGGACATTCAGCTTGTGTCCTGGGCAAGACCATGTACATTTTCGGGGGCTATGAGCAGCTG GCGGACTGCTTTTCCAATGACATTCACAAGCTCGATACCAGCACCATGACATGGACCCTTATCTGTACAAAG GGCAGCCCTGCGCGCTGGAGGGATTTCCATTCAGCCACAATGCTGGGCAGTCACATGTATGTCTTTGGGGGACGTGCAGACCGCTTTGGGCCATTCCATTCCAACAACGAGATTTACTGCAACCGCATCCGTGTCTTTGACACCAGGACTGAGGCCTGGCTGGACTGTCCCCCAACTCCGGTGCTGCCCGAGGGCCGCCGGAGCCACTCAGCCT TTGGCTACAATGGGGAGCTGTACATCTTTGGTGGCTATAATGCGAGGCTGAACCGGCACTTCCATGACCTCTGGAAGTTTAACCCTG TGTCCTTTACCTGGAAGAAGATTGAACCGAAGGGGAAGGGGCCATGTCCCCGCCGGCGCCAGTGCTGCTGTATCGTTGGTGACAAGATTGTTCTCTTTGGGGGTACCAG TCCATCTCCTGAGGAAGGTCTGGGAGATGAATTTGACCTCATAGATCATTCTGACTTACACATTTTGGATTTTA GCCCTAGTCTGAAGACTCTTTGTAAACTGGCTGTGATTCAGTATAACCTGGACCAGTCCTGTTTGCCCCATGACATCAG GTGGGAGCTGAATGCCATGACCACCAACAGCAATATCAGTCGCCCCATCGTCTCCTCCCATGGGTAG